GTTTACTATCGTAAAGATACTCTGGACCTATAAATCCAACTACGGTATTAACTATAAATGGATCGTACTTTTTAGCAAATCCATAACATCTTGCTTCCATTGTTAATTGATCCACACCATTATGTCCATCTGAAGAAAGTTCAGACCCTTGTCCTGTTTCGAAATACATTACATTTGGTCCAGCTGCTGTTCCATGAGTTAAAGCTAACTGTCTTGCTTCCTCTATCATATCTCCTGTTATTCCAAAAGCTTCATTTGATTTTTGTGATCCAGCTATACTTTGGAATATTAAATCTGTAGGAGCTCCTTTTCTTATAGCTTCCATTTGAGTAGTTACGTGAGCTAGTACACATATTTGTGTTGGTATATTAAATTTTTTCTTTATCTCATCAAATCTTTGTAAAACTCTAACAACACTATCTACAGTATCATCAACTGGGTTTAATCCTATTAAAGCATCTCCAACTCCATAGCTTAATCCTTCTAGTAGTGAAATCATTATTCCATCTGGATCATCTGTTGTATGATTAGGTTGCAGTCTAGCTGCTAGAATCCCTTTTCCTCCAATTGTTGTGTTACAATGTTTTTTTACTTGAATTTTACTCGCCGCTCTAATCAAATCTAAATTTGACATTAACTTTGTAACTGCTGATATCATCTCTGAAGTTAATCCTCTTCTTATCCACTGAATCTCTCTATCTCCATTTTCAGTAGCTAATAACCACTCTCTTAATTCACCAACAGTCCATTCTTTTATCTCTTCATATACCTTTAAGTTTAGAGCGTCTATTATAATTCTTGTAACCTCATCTTGATCATAAGGAACTGCAGGATTCTCTTTAAACTCTTTAAGTTTTATATTAGATAATACCTCTTTTGCTGCCACTCTTTCCTTTGTACTTCTTGCTGCTATTCCAGCTAACTCATCACCTGATTTTTCTTCATTTGCTTTAGCCATAACATCATATAAATTTTCAAATACATAGTCTTGGCCAAAAAGTCTTGTGTGTAATCTCATCAAACT
This genomic window from Cetobacterium sp. NK01 contains:
- a CDS encoding ethanolamine ammonia-lyase subunit EutB, giving the protein MRLHTRLFGQDYVFENLYDVMAKANEEKSGDELAGIAARSTKERVAAKEVLSNIKLKEFKENPAVPYDQDEVTRIIIDALNLKVYEEIKEWTVGELREWLLATENGDREIQWIRRGLTSEMISAVTKLMSNLDLIRAASKIQVKKHCNTTIGGKGILAARLQPNHTTDDPDGIMISLLEGLSYGVGDALIGLNPVDDTVDSVVRVLQRFDEIKKKFNIPTQICVLAHVTTQMEAIRKGAPTDLIFQSIAGSQKSNEAFGITGDMIEEARQLALTHGTAAGPNVMYFETGQGSELSSDGHNGVDQLTMEARCYGFAKKYDPFIVNTVVGFIGPEYLYDSKQVTRAGLEDHFMGKLHGLSMGVDVCYTNHMKADQNDIENLAVLLTAAGCNYFMGVPAGDDIMLNYQTTGYHDIQTLRETLNVKPIKEFEEWLEKVGIRDEDGNLTNLAGDASLFL